In one Raphanus sativus cultivar WK10039 unplaced genomic scaffold, ASM80110v3 Scaffold1205, whole genome shotgun sequence genomic region, the following are encoded:
- the LOC108807049 gene encoding RING-H2 finger protein ATL77 has protein sequence MSSEVFQEHFMDSFISRKLLQQLPFDHNIHQQEAHVPDKNNLSGNVLMVLSILVCGIIGSIGLHYVIGCIFRRSSSFMIADPISSPSTSRGSASKKGIKKKALKMFPVIKYSPEMNLSGLGEECVICLSDFVAGEQVRLLPKCNHGFHVRCIDKWLKQHVTCPKCRQSLVETCQKILGDCDVADQVAETPTESINVVIAPLEHEARVNTYRENS, from the coding sequence ATGTCTTCAGAAGTCTTCCAAGAACATTTCATGGACAGTTTCATCTCCAGAAAATTGCTTCAGCAACTCCCATTTGATCACAACATTCACCAACAAGAAGCTCATGTACCTGACAAGAACAACTTGAGCGGCAACGTTCTCATGGTTCTCTCTATCCTTGTCTGCGGTATCATCGGCTCCATCGGTTTGCATTACGTAATCGGTTGCATATTCAGACGTTCCTCTAGTTTCATGATAGCTGATCCAATCTCTAGCCCGTCCACGTCACGAGGCTCAGCATCTAAGAAAGGCATCAAGAAGAAAGCTCTGAAGATGTTCCCGGTAATAAAATACTCACCTGAGATGAACCTCTCAGGGCTCGGTGAGGAGTGTGTCATTTGCTTGTCTGATTTCGTGGCGGGAGAACAGGTACGGCTGCTTCCAAAGTGTAACCACGGGTTCCACGTTCGATGCATAGACAAGTGGCTTAAGCAGCATGTGACTTGTCCGAAATGCAGACAATCTCTGGTTGAGACATGCCAAAAGATCTTAGGCGACTGCGATGTAGCTGATCAGGTTGCAGAAACACCAACGGAGAGCATAAATGTCGTAATTGCTCCTCTAGAACATGAAGCAAGAGTAAACACTTATAGAGAAAACAGCTAG
- the LOC130503884 gene encoding RING-H2 finger protein ATL78-like: MQLFKLASIMSTATFSPTIKPTKLFQNILGNFYSRRLLLHTSSQPPTIASPPLADAQEASHSYAHHMSFDTNVVKVLSVIFCALIFSLGLHSIIRVVMRYSNLLSTQASNELAVRLANTGVKGKALKSFQTLSYSTELKRSGLDTECAICLSEFVSGERVKLLPKCHHGFHVRCIDKWLSSHSSCPTCRHCLIQTCQKIAGCGEASSSRNQPPHDIISVHIAPVGPERLIHSF; this comes from the coding sequence ATGCAACTCTTCAAACTAGCTTCTATCATGTCGACTGCAACTTTTTCTCCCACTATCAAACCAACTAAGCTCTTCCAAAATATTCTTGGAAACTTTTACTCAAGAAGACTACTACTTCATACATCTTCTCAACCACCTACCATAGCATCGCCCCCATTAGCAGACGCTCAAGAAGCATCACATTCTTATGCCCACCATATGAGCTTTGATACAAATGTTGTCAAGGTCCTATCAGTTATCTTCTGTGCACTAATTTTCTCACTTGGACTACATTCCATCATAAGAGTGGTGATGAGGTACTCCAATTTGTTATCAACCCAAGCTAGTAACGAGCTCGCAGTTCGCTTGGCTAACACAGGGGTCAAAGGAAAAGCGTTGAAAAGTTTCCAGACATTAAGTTACTCTACAGAGCTTAAGCGGTCTGGCCTAGATACAGAGTGTGCCATATGTCTCTCGGAGTTTGTATCCGGAGAGCGAGTCAAGCTTCTGCCAAAGTGCCACCATGGCTTCCATGTCCGGTGTATAGACAAATGGCTAAGTTCGCACTCGTCGTGTCCCACATGCAGGCACTGCCTCATTCAGACTTGCCAGAAGATAGCTGGCTGCGGTGAGGCGTCCTCATCACGTAATCAACCACCACATGACATCATTAGCGTGCATATAGCACCAGTAGGACCAGAAAGATTGATACACAGTTTCTAA